In a single window of the Methylococcus sp. Mc7 genome:
- the mtnA gene encoding S-methyl-5-thioribose-1-phosphate isomerase yields the protein MSGHSFSAVSAVQALKWSDRGLEVLDQRLLPADMVYQTFDTAEGVAEAIASMRVRGAPAIGIAAAYGVVLGARAAYARDPLGWKRAIGDDFTALARSRPTAVNLFWALDRMREAIAGIEGDPAPALLAVARRIHEDDLAANLAMGELGADILAGCKGVLTHCNTGALATGGYGTALGVIRSTWRRGALERVYATETRPWSQGARLTVWELDQDRIPATLLADSAAAWLMKSGAVQWVVVGADRIAANGDVANKIGTYSLAVLARHHGVKLMMVAPTSTVDWATATGQDIVVEERDPRELLHPAFLGGDSVIDAWNPVFDVTPAALIDAIVTEAGVVANPSSDAMAALRGKAP from the coding sequence GTGTCAGGACATTCATTTTCCGCAGTTTCCGCCGTCCAGGCCCTGAAATGGTCGGACCGCGGCCTGGAGGTGCTCGACCAGCGCCTGTTGCCGGCCGATATGGTTTACCAGACTTTCGACACTGCGGAGGGCGTCGCGGAAGCGATCGCCAGCATGCGGGTCCGCGGGGCTCCGGCCATTGGCATCGCCGCGGCGTATGGCGTGGTCCTCGGCGCGCGCGCCGCCTACGCCCGCGATCCTTTGGGCTGGAAACGGGCGATCGGGGACGACTTCACCGCGTTGGCGCGGTCCCGGCCGACCGCCGTGAACCTGTTCTGGGCGCTGGACCGCATGCGCGAGGCGATCGCCGGTATCGAAGGTGATCCAGCCCCGGCGCTCCTGGCCGTGGCACGCAGGATTCACGAAGACGATCTCGCCGCCAACCTGGCGATGGGCGAGCTCGGCGCCGATATTCTGGCCGGATGTAAAGGGGTGCTGACGCATTGCAACACCGGCGCGCTGGCGACGGGCGGATACGGCACCGCGCTGGGGGTGATCCGCAGCACTTGGCGCCGTGGCGCGCTGGAAAGGGTCTATGCCACCGAAACCCGGCCCTGGTCCCAGGGCGCGAGGCTCACGGTCTGGGAACTCGATCAGGACCGGATCCCGGCGACCCTGCTGGCCGATTCCGCCGCCGCCTGGCTGATGAAATCGGGCGCCGTGCAATGGGTGGTCGTCGGCGCCGACCGGATCGCCGCCAACGGCGATGTCGCGAACAAGATCGGCACCTATTCGCTGGCGGTGCTGGCCAGACATCACGGGGTGAAGCTGATGATGGTGGCGCCGACCTCGACGGTGGACTGGGCGACGGCCACCGGTCAGGACATCGTGGTGGAAGAGCGCGATCCGCGTGAATTGCTGCATCCGGCCTTTCTCGGCGGCGACAGCGTGATCGACGCCTGGAATCCGGTGTTCGACGTGACGCCGGCGGCGCTGATCGACGCCATCGTCACCGAGGCCGGCGTGGTGGCGAATCCCTCGTCCGATGCCATGGCGGCTCTGCGCGGGAAAGCGCCATGA
- the rlmB gene encoding 23S rRNA (guanosine(2251)-2'-O)-methyltransferase RlmB, with protein sequence MSDARRVWGIHAAEAALEYSPDKIIKAWLDDHRVQNRLQAVASRLDDLGVEIVRADRKQLDRLADPRKHQGILLELDLPQERGEADLLDALDAADGHPLYLVLDHVQDPHNLGACLRTCDAAGLKGVVVTKDQSVGLTPTAAKVASGAAETVPLYRVTNLARSLDQFKQRGYWVAGAAGEAEKTLYELDLRLPLVIVMGAEGAGLRRLTRERCDFLLRIPMLGGVESLNLSVATGIVLYEVLRQRTQAAP encoded by the coding sequence ATGAGCGATGCGCGCCGGGTCTGGGGCATTCACGCCGCCGAGGCGGCTCTGGAGTACTCGCCCGACAAGATAATCAAGGCCTGGCTGGACGATCATCGCGTGCAGAACCGCCTCCAGGCCGTGGCCTCGCGGCTGGACGATCTGGGGGTGGAGATCGTCCGTGCGGACCGAAAACAGCTCGACCGCCTGGCCGATCCGCGCAAGCACCAGGGCATTCTGCTGGAGCTGGATTTGCCGCAGGAAAGAGGCGAGGCCGATCTGCTCGATGCACTGGATGCCGCCGACGGGCATCCGCTCTATCTCGTGCTCGACCATGTGCAGGACCCCCACAATCTCGGGGCTTGCCTGCGCACCTGCGACGCCGCGGGCTTGAAGGGGGTGGTGGTCACCAAGGACCAGTCGGTCGGGCTGACGCCCACGGCGGCGAAGGTCGCCTCGGGGGCCGCGGAGACCGTACCGCTCTACCGGGTGACGAACCTCGCCCGCAGCCTGGATCAATTCAAGCAGCGCGGCTACTGGGTGGCCGGGGCGGCGGGCGAGGCGGAAAAGACGCTGTACGAGCTGGATCTCCGCCTCCCGCTGGTGATCGTGATGGGCGCCGAAGGGGCAGGGCTGCGGCGCCTGACCCGCGAGCGCTGCGACTTCCTTTTGCGGATACCGATGCTGGGCGGGGTGGAGAGCCTCAATCTTTCGGTGGCGACCGGCATAGTCCTGTACGAAGTGCTGAGGCAAAGGACACAGGCGGCACCTTGA
- the rnr gene encoding ribonuclease R: MNTSSADAVSREREFRHKDPYAEREAKKYERPIPSRELILKVLQDIGAPANLEEVADALGVDDADDRESLRRRLNAMERDGQLLRNRRDRFCVVNAKDLIAGRVIGHPDGFGFLHPDDGSADLFISPKDMRALIHDDRVVVSVRGIDRRGRREAALVQILERNTRSTVGRLYIENDIAYVVPDNKRIPLEILVPENALAGAVHGQIVVVEIVEQPTARREPIGRIVEILGDHMAPGMEIEVAIRNYDLPNQWPEEVEAMIAGLAPEVPEEAKAGRTDLRDLPLVTIDGEDARDFDDAVYCRRTPKGWKLYVAIADVSHYVKPGTVLDQEAHTRGTSVYFPERVIPMLPEVLSNGLCSLNPEEDRLCMVCEMVLDEEGNVGRAKFYEAVMRSHARLTYTQVARMLVDGDKALRRHYQPLVPHLENLYSVYRLLRRARDERGAIDFETQESRIVFGAGRKIDTIVPVVRNDAHRLIEECMIAANMATARFLAKTKVPHLLRIHEGPTAERLTDLRTFLGEVGLSLGGGDEPEPRHYAELIEAIHGRPDEHLVQTVLLRSLAQAVYSPDKKGHFGLASDAYTHFTSPIRRYPDLLIHRAIKHALSKAKPSEFDYSHNDLVLAGEHCSTCERRADEATRDVVSWLKCEFMLDKLGEEFDAVISAVTSFGFFAELREIFVEGLVHISNLDKDFFHYDPIGHRLTGERSGVRYRLGDTVRVKVARVDLDERKIDLDLVKKTAEAPEPQQKRRKRSRKRSKK, encoded by the coding sequence TTGAACACGTCTTCGGCCGATGCCGTCAGCAGGGAGCGGGAATTCCGCCATAAGGATCCGTACGCGGAAAGGGAGGCGAAGAAGTACGAACGCCCGATCCCCAGCAGGGAACTGATTCTCAAGGTGCTGCAGGACATCGGCGCGCCGGCCAACCTCGAGGAGGTCGCCGATGCGCTCGGCGTGGACGACGCGGACGACCGTGAGTCGCTGCGGCGCCGGCTCAATGCCATGGAGCGCGACGGGCAACTGCTGCGCAACCGCCGCGACCGCTTCTGCGTGGTCAATGCCAAGGATCTGATCGCCGGCCGGGTCATCGGCCATCCTGATGGATTCGGTTTTCTCCATCCCGACGACGGCAGCGCCGACCTGTTCATCTCGCCGAAGGACATGCGCGCCCTCATCCACGACGACCGGGTGGTCGTCAGCGTGCGCGGCATCGACCGCCGGGGGCGGCGGGAAGCCGCGCTGGTCCAGATTCTGGAGCGCAATACCCGCAGCACCGTCGGCCGGCTCTACATCGAGAACGACATCGCCTACGTCGTTCCGGACAACAAACGCATCCCCCTCGAAATCCTGGTGCCGGAAAATGCCCTCGCCGGTGCCGTGCACGGCCAGATCGTCGTGGTCGAGATCGTCGAGCAGCCGACCGCACGGCGCGAACCCATCGGCCGGATCGTGGAGATCCTGGGCGACCACATGGCGCCCGGCATGGAGATCGAGGTTGCGATACGCAATTACGACCTGCCGAACCAGTGGCCGGAAGAGGTCGAAGCCATGATCGCCGGTCTGGCCCCGGAGGTGCCGGAAGAGGCCAAGGCCGGCCGGACCGATCTGCGGGATCTCCCGCTGGTGACCATCGACGGCGAAGACGCGCGCGATTTCGACGACGCCGTGTATTGCCGCCGCACCCCCAAGGGCTGGAAGCTGTACGTCGCGATCGCCGACGTTTCGCATTACGTCAAGCCGGGCACGGTCCTGGACCAGGAGGCCCACACCCGCGGGACCTCGGTGTATTTCCCCGAGCGGGTGATCCCAATGCTGCCGGAGGTGCTGTCCAACGGGCTGTGTTCCCTCAATCCTGAGGAAGACCGCTTGTGCATGGTCTGCGAGATGGTCCTCGACGAGGAAGGCAATGTCGGCCGTGCCAAGTTCTACGAGGCCGTGATGCGATCCCACGCCCGTCTGACCTACACTCAAGTCGCGCGCATGCTGGTCGACGGCGACAAGGCGCTCCGGCGGCACTACCAGCCGCTGGTGCCGCACCTGGAAAACCTCTATTCGGTCTATCGGCTTCTGCGGCGGGCGCGCGACGAGCGCGGCGCCATCGACTTCGAGACCCAGGAGTCCAGGATCGTGTTCGGCGCCGGGCGCAAGATCGATACCATCGTGCCGGTCGTCCGGAACGATGCCCACCGCCTCATCGAGGAGTGCATGATCGCCGCCAACATGGCGACGGCCCGCTTCCTCGCAAAGACCAAGGTGCCGCACCTGCTGCGCATCCATGAGGGCCCCACCGCGGAGCGCCTCACCGATCTGCGCACCTTCCTGGGCGAGGTCGGCCTGAGCCTGGGCGGCGGCGACGAACCGGAGCCCAGACACTACGCCGAGCTGATCGAAGCCATCCATGGCCGGCCGGACGAGCACCTGGTACAGACCGTGCTTCTGCGGTCGCTGGCACAGGCCGTCTACAGCCCTGACAAGAAAGGGCATTTCGGCCTGGCTTCCGATGCCTATACCCATTTCACTTCGCCGATCCGGCGCTACCCCGACCTCCTGATACACCGTGCCATCAAGCACGCATTGAGCAAAGCCAAGCCCAGCGAATTCGACTATTCCCACAACGATCTGGTGCTGGCCGGCGAACATTGCTCAACCTGCGAGCGCCGTGCGGACGAGGCCACCCGCGACGTGGTGAGCTGGCTCAAGTGCGAATTCATGCTGGACAAGCTGGGCGAAGAATTCGACGCCGTCATCTCGGCCGTCACCTCGTTCGGCTTCTTCGCGGAACTGCGCGAAATCTTCGTCGAGGGGCTGGTGCACATCTCCAATCTCGACAAGGATTTCTTCCACTATGATCCCATCGGCCATCGCCTCACCGGCGAGCGCAGCGGCGTGCGCTACCGGCTGGGCGATACCGTGCGGGTAAAAGTCGCGCGGGTCGATCTCGACGAACGCAAGATCGACCTCGATCTGGTCAAGAAGACGGCCGAGGCCCCTGAGCCGCAACAGAAGCGCAGAAAGCGCAGCCGGAAGCGGAGCAAGAAATGA